One Pyrococcus furiosus DSM 3638 genomic region harbors:
- a CDS encoding DUF2101 family protein, with amino-acid sequence MKLEEFLYLLGEKIEVGIWKIFYITKNLLLPSPSQELPRSILGRLAKRAKTPHELLSLKLQLVFLVYLIFSLLLVFMNFWKIFIVVAFFYFLYLRYLLITNREFFIDYQPYRAFYLSLSIIATISYGGFIIVREYSTSPYHYYIYLLAVLATVLVFRHWFKSKYGRDYTYGVVEEVKGDLVRVYVHDDIAANVKPGYYWLPAVPDAEPGRIVKILVEEQTLRGAKPVRIIEVYME; translated from the coding sequence ATGAAACTGGAAGAATTCTTATACCTCCTGGGCGAGAAGATAGAGGTAGGAATCTGGAAAATTTTCTATATAACCAAAAACCTTCTTCTTCCCTCTCCTTCCCAGGAACTCCCTAGATCTATCCTGGGAAGATTAGCTAAGAGAGCAAAGACTCCCCACGAGCTACTTAGCTTAAAGCTTCAGTTAGTCTTCTTGGTGTATCTAATCTTTAGCTTGCTCCTTGTGTTCATGAATTTTTGGAAAATTTTTATAGTTGTGGCCTTTTTTTACTTCCTCTACCTGAGATATCTTCTAATTACGAACAGAGAATTTTTCATCGATTATCAACCCTATAGAGCATTTTATCTAAGCCTATCAATTATCGCAACAATATCGTACGGTGGATTTATTATAGTAAGAGAGTATTCAACTTCACCCTACCACTACTACATATACTTACTTGCAGTTTTAGCTACTGTTCTAGTCTTTAGGCACTGGTTTAAGTCAAAGTATGGGAGAGATTACACTTATGGAGTTGTTGAAGAAGTTAAGGGGGACTTAGTTAGAGTTTACGTGCACGATGACATAGCAGCCAATGTTAAGCCCGGCTACTATTGGCTTCCAGCGGTTCCCGACGCAGAGCCTGGAAGGATAGTTAAAATATTGGTGGAGGAGCAAACGCTTAGAGGAGCAAAGCCAGTGAGAATAATTGAAGTGTACATGGAATAG
- a CDS encoding DUF2341 domain-containing protein: MRRGFIINSTLLILIIPLLLLAATYAEISSYVMHSQAERSQAERTYSVVNFLEIELEKSVEISGKRAIIATIDYVATTTNFISGMANKTIAELIFYGRSSSLPGYDATRIMGNQTLEAWLSGVERILKKQGYILKPSKDEILANTEILVAPLDAFTIVIKIRIPNITIEDLSGKVIYSGSLPRKGYAYSIVNLNNLEDPFHSAMTKGRYKRSLRACEYAYSNISPPFTFAEGEGIGSGVLVGRFGIEFISNATHIVDSDTGYYITNLTINGVKVSPRDFILNNGDRGVLVFEGGKGSEVRWCSSLQYRINLTIQNNVGIDLDDYQIPLLISTAKGFTQEILDFIFSNTQTTNDQDIFRKGAAIEIYDSNCNPIPFWIEYWDPTNQKALIWIRDSIPNGGRKTYSLYFGSGTPTKGNGEAVFIFFDDFEDSTWTDKWEAVDVTPTQSNGELYIQGGNNVLAVKSKYYIGFTGSFSVRFRMKGEIRIIGNKINWDSGVGVEDNQGGILLFTDDIDPNVINGNKDSGEGIAIHRPWRNYLTTGDSGRSDITTYHTYEAIMNNVSEGYYDAKFKDVLDSNANSQNRLNDDYNEYYNYYYLRIFSELAYIYLVTDSEYDYIWTYYDYVLVRKRPNTDLLDDPYFNGITFYWKSTTPSDVIESKPTTSAKEIVNASVYDIQPFISCLEDQRYFALESGWSFFERLEGSNANHDKYVALAHKMQEELNYKPPSGYYPIGLVSFMIPHPSYDQKLSTLMANFGLTITNVSSADYYFLTYYFRHGDKVEGYRVWGISFGSYSGTNLSLIPFFLDENTAKEIFGPRGACELLYGYNCQ, from the coding sequence ATGAGGAGAGGGTTCATCATAAATTCTACACTCTTAATTCTAATTATCCCTCTTCTTCTATTGGCAGCAACATATGCCGAGATATCCTCCTATGTAATGCATTCCCAAGCAGAAAGATCCCAAGCAGAGAGAACGTACAGCGTTGTGAATTTCCTTGAAATTGAGCTGGAAAAGAGCGTTGAAATTTCCGGAAAAAGAGCAATCATTGCTACCATTGACTATGTAGCTACTACTACAAACTTTATCAGTGGAATGGCTAACAAAACAATTGCCGAGCTGATATTTTATGGACGTTCCTCTTCTCTTCCAGGGTACGATGCTACCAGGATAATGGGCAATCAAACTCTTGAAGCATGGCTTAGTGGAGTTGAAAGAATTCTAAAGAAGCAGGGATATATACTCAAACCTTCAAAAGACGAAATACTTGCAAATACCGAAATTCTGGTTGCACCCCTTGATGCTTTCACAATTGTTATCAAGATTAGAATTCCCAACATCACCATAGAAGATCTTTCTGGGAAAGTTATTTATAGTGGCTCTCTACCGAGAAAAGGATATGCATACTCCATAGTAAACCTAAATAATCTTGAAGATCCTTTCCACTCCGCAATGACAAAGGGTAGGTATAAACGCTCATTGAGAGCCTGTGAGTACGCTTATTCCAACATATCTCCCCCCTTTACTTTTGCCGAAGGTGAGGGGATTGGAAGTGGAGTTTTAGTTGGGAGATTTGGCATTGAATTTATTTCTAACGCTACCCATATAGTGGATTCCGACACAGGTTACTATATCACAAATCTTACAATTAATGGTGTTAAAGTAAGTCCGAGAGATTTTATTCTTAATAATGGAGATAGGGGAGTTTTGGTATTTGAGGGAGGAAAGGGAAGCGAAGTTAGATGGTGTTCGTCACTTCAGTACAGGATAAACTTGACTATCCAAAATAACGTAGGAATTGACTTAGATGATTATCAAATACCATTATTAATATCTACGGCAAAAGGATTTACACAGGAAATTCTCGACTTCATATTTTCAAACACCCAAACTACCAATGATCAAGATATATTCAGAAAAGGCGCTGCAATCGAAATTTATGACTCAAACTGCAATCCGATTCCATTTTGGATAGAATACTGGGATCCAACAAACCAGAAAGCACTAATTTGGATTAGAGACAGCATTCCGAATGGAGGCAGAAAAACGTATTCACTGTACTTTGGTAGCGGAACACCAACAAAAGGAAATGGAGAGGCCGTATTCATATTTTTTGATGACTTTGAGGATTCTACATGGACGGACAAGTGGGAGGCTGTTGATGTCACACCAACTCAAAGCAACGGGGAACTTTATATTCAAGGAGGTAATAATGTACTTGCAGTAAAAAGTAAGTACTATATTGGATTTACAGGGTCATTCTCTGTAAGGTTTAGAATGAAAGGAGAGATAAGGATTATAGGGAATAAAATAAATTGGGACAGTGGAGTTGGAGTAGAAGACAACCAAGGAGGTATCCTATTGTTCACAGATGATATAGATCCTAATGTTATAAATGGTAATAAAGATTCCGGTGAGGGAATAGCTATTCATAGACCCTGGCGGAACTACCTAACAACTGGAGACTCTGGACGTTCTGATATCACTACTTACCACACCTATGAAGCCATTATGAATAATGTTAGTGAAGGATATTATGATGCAAAATTTAAAGATGTCCTTGACAGCAATGCAAACTCACAAAACAGATTAAACGATGATTATAATGAGTATTATAATTATTATTATCTAAGGATTTTTTCTGAGCTCGCCTACATTTATCTTGTCACGGATAGTGAATACGATTATATTTGGACATACTATGACTATGTCTTAGTTAGAAAAAGACCCAACACAGATCTACTCGATGATCCCTACTTTAATGGAATAACGTTTTATTGGAAGAGTACAACTCCAAGTGATGTAATTGAGAGCAAACCAACAACTTCCGCAAAAGAGATAGTTAACGCCTCAGTCTACGACATTCAACCTTTCATAAGCTGCCTTGAAGATCAAAGGTATTTTGCACTCGAAAGTGGATGGTCATTCTTTGAGAGGCTCGAGGGGAGTAACGCAAATCACGACAAATACGTAGCATTAGCTCATAAAATGCAAGAAGAGCTAAACTACAAGCCTCCTAGCGGATACTACCCAATAGGCCTAGTAAGCTTTATGATACCTCATCCTTCCTACGACCAAAAGCTTTCCACTCTTATGGCCAATTTTGGACTGACAATAACTAATGTTAGCAGTGCAGACTACTATTTCCTTACATATTACTTCAGACATGGAGATAAAGTTGAAGGATATAGAGTTTGGGGCATATCTTTCGGAAGTTATTCGGGAACAAATCTATCACTAATTCCGTTCTTCCTCGATGAGAATACAGCTAAAGAAATATTCGGACCAAGAGGAGCATGTGAACTCTTATATGGCTATAATTGTCAGTGA
- a CDS encoding antitoxin, with amino-acid sequence MILKPSKPYSFCFTTYPWKKLKLKEHSKVIIKIIDEEEIEKILDSMIIEKVEGIDYKKLKETHYESL; translated from the coding sequence TTGATACTCAAACCCTCTAAACCTTATTCTTTCTGCTTTACTACTTATCCTTGGAAAAAGTTAAAGCTCAAGGAGCATTCAAAGGTCATCATTAAGATAATTGATGAGGAGGAGATTGAGAAAATCTTGGATTCAATGATTATCGAGAAAGTTGAGGGTATAGATTATAAGAAGCTTAAGGAGACCCACTATGAATCTCTCTAA
- the dprA gene encoding DNA-processing protein DprA has product MTQKKLIEYTNPSTSRRKITRIPIDSPDYPPLLKQIKDPPKIIYAIGNVRLLNKPAVAIVGTRQPSERGEYYAEKVAEFYAKQGFVIVSGLALGIDSIVIKTALKTGAHVIGVLPSPVNDIVPKSNEKLAEKIIRSGGLLISELPEGTKPKKYHFVRRNRIISGISFAVVVIESELKDGTMHTVKFAKQQRRIILVTNLPASGNAKLKNEGFPILDF; this is encoded by the coding sequence TTGACTCAAAAAAAGCTTATCGAATACACCAACCCAAGCACCTCTAGAAGGAAGATCACCAGGATACCAATTGATTCCCCCGATTATCCCCCTCTTTTAAAACAGATAAAAGATCCTCCGAAGATAATTTATGCTATTGGCAACGTTAGATTACTAAACAAACCAGCAGTTGCAATTGTAGGCACAAGACAGCCTAGTGAGAGGGGAGAGTATTATGCTGAAAAAGTAGCCGAATTTTATGCAAAACAAGGATTTGTTATTGTTTCTGGCCTCGCTTTGGGTATTGATTCAATTGTCATAAAGACTGCTTTGAAGACTGGGGCCCATGTAATTGGCGTTCTTCCGTCTCCTGTAAACGATATTGTGCCAAAAAGCAACGAAAAACTTGCTGAGAAGATAATTAGAAGTGGAGGTCTTCTTATTTCGGAGCTACCTGAAGGTACTAAACCGAAAAAGTATCATTTTGTCCGCAGGAATAGGATAATTAGTGGGATTTCATTTGCTGTAGTGGTCATTGAATCTGAGTTGAAAGACGGGACAATGCACACAGTGAAATTTGCCAAACAACAGAGGAGGATTATTCTGGTAACTAATCTTCCAGCTAGTGGGAATGCAAAGCTCAAAAATGAGGGCTTTCCAATTTTAGACTTCTAA
- a CDS encoding NYN domain-containing protein — protein sequence MKAAVLIDGENVVMCLKNALGGKVQLDRDIDWRKFFEYLKSLGYEVTIARIYANPFIFLKNPHIANNLEKMGIKVVLAESTMKENGPKSTTDATMIVDGMSILYERPAIDALIIVSGDRDFLPLAEKARELGRTVLFVAFPDSTANVIKNRYQVINLLEFSGLNETFNRKMISKETNFTTIHTFS from the coding sequence ATGAAGGCGGCTGTGTTGATTGATGGTGAAAATGTTGTGATGTGCCTTAAGAATGCCCTCGGTGGAAAAGTGCAACTTGATAGAGATATTGACTGGAGGAAATTCTTTGAGTATCTCAAATCTCTTGGTTATGAAGTCACAATAGCCAGAATTTATGCAAACCCGTTCATATTCCTAAAAAATCCTCACATTGCCAACAACTTAGAAAAAATGGGTATCAAAGTCGTCTTAGCGGAGTCTACTATGAAGGAAAATGGACCAAAAAGCACGACTGATGCAACCATGATAGTTGATGGGATGAGCATACTTTATGAGAGGCCCGCAATTGATGCTCTCATAATCGTTTCAGGTGACAGAGACTTTCTGCCCCTTGCAGAAAAAGCGAGAGAACTTGGCAGGACAGTACTTTTTGTAGCTTTTCCAGACTCTACCGCAAATGTCATCAAGAACAGGTATCAAGTAATTAACCTCCTTGAGTTCAGTGGACTCAACGAAACTTTTAATAGGAAAATGATTTCAAAAGAAACTAATTTTACTACCATCCATACATTTTCTTAG
- a CDS encoding DUF262 domain-containing protein, with the protein MRVFDLWKSLKERNNYYLPAFQRDYVWDEDDIKSMIDSIIHGYPIGSTLFWKPSREEFITDDPFSAPLADFTVGHGGDSYYVLDG; encoded by the coding sequence ATGAGAGTGTTTGACCTCTGGAAGAGTCTTAAGGAAAGAAACAACTACTATCTTCCAGCATTCCAGCGTGATTATGTCTGGGACGAAGACGACATAAAGTCCATGATAGACTCTATCATTCATGGTTATCCAATAGGATCCACACTCTTCTGGAAGCCATCAAGGGAGGAGTTCATAACGGACGATCCATTCTCAGCACCTTTAGCAGACTTTACAGTAGGTCACGGAGGCGACAGCTACTACGTGCTTGACGGATAA
- a CDS encoding class II glutamine amidotransferase, which translates to MCELFDVNANKGVSVNFTWRGFVRKGELNPHGWGISWYLTAVNGKRAASLIKQPIPAYESMIALTLPRLNIRSQIIISHVRFATSEINYLDTHPFVRRIKSIGQYDEWIFAHNGVLNGVKELPKRFKPLGTTDSEAAFCYIMENLEGIGTMRALH; encoded by the coding sequence ATGTGTGAGCTCTTCGACGTTAACGCAAACAAAGGGGTGAGCGTAAACTTCACGTGGCGGGGCTTTGTAAGGAAAGGCGAGCTTAACCCCCACGGCTGGGGCATTAGCTGGTATCTAACAGCTGTCAACGGAAAGAGAGCCGCTTCACTGATAAAACAACCTATCCCGGCTTACGAAAGTATGATTGCCCTCACACTTCCAAGACTTAACATAAGGAGCCAAATTATCATAAGCCACGTAAGATTCGCCACCAGTGAAATCAACTACCTGGACACTCATCCTTTTGTGAGGAGAATTAAAAGCATTGGACAGTATGATGAGTGGATTTTCGCCCACAATGGAGTACTGAACGGTGTTAAAGAACTGCCCAAACGCTTCAAGCCTTTAGGAACGACGGACTCAGAAGCAGCATTCTGCTACATAATGGAGAACTTGGAGGGGATAGGAACCATGAGAGCTCTTCACTAA
- a CDS encoding class II glutamine amidotransferase yields the protein MMSNGRYLFAYSHYPSKGKWLLKRHPPHKGRARLLGEDFEVSIGEAKAEDEYAYLVATRRLTDENWEKLEKRISYIFRDDALLLKIGRKIEPMLDREAIQVLRAVLNGENVELDETVKRLVELKLLKITKNRVAINNYGRAIVKLIMGA from the coding sequence CTGATGAGCAATGGAAGATATCTCTTTGCATATAGTCATTATCCGAGTAAAGGAAAGTGGCTGCTGAAGCGTCACCCGCCGCACAAAGGTCGTGCAAGGCTCCTTGGCGAGGACTTTGAAGTCTCAATTGGAGAGGCGAAAGCTGAGGACGAGTATGCATACCTCGTAGCCACAAGAAGACTCACCGATGAAAACTGGGAAAAATTAGAAAAAAGAATCTCCTACATTTTCAGGGACGACGCTTTGCTACTCAAGATTGGCAGGAAAATCGAGCCAATGCTTGACAGGGAAGCCATACAAGTCCTCAGAGCAGTTTTGAACGGGGAGAACGTCGAGCTCGACGAGACCGTTAAACGGCTCGTAGAATTAAAACTCCTGAAAATAACCAAGAATAGGGTTGCAATAAACAATTACGGGAGAGCGATAGTTAAACTGATTATGGGAGCATGA
- a CDS encoding ATP-binding protein, with protein sequence MRGVEEKLVESIVRRTIDTAEARLRKYVFTPTGEKRPERKPLAKLKEEIESFLRTRENKLLVLYGLRGVGKTTMLAQIYFKLLPQIPRERLVYVSLDKLRPLGISLNYFVQAYERLLGERIEEFSQPTFLFIDEAHYDENFGITVKDLYDSASNLMIVVTGSSSLPLKLDPDLMRRAKKLRVPPLTFTEYLLLKRGLQIPEELSAALKHAFLNCDFSGVEEKLDGVLLKFTEKDVEDYLIQGSLPIYLTSKNPLEDAYEILRKIVEVDLVLEGLSETTREKALGLLLLLASGESLAYDELSSTLGLAKGTVEKLIEKLEDLEVIFPVRAYGSLGKVARKTPKYKFLAPMLRSAVLYEFGLFERDSKTLGMLLEDAVALYLHLLAKEKKLGLHYDAQKGGADFILKGQSRGIVIEVGWGKKGLRQVIKTMKKTGLNCGVVIYNGPLKKKGEVWFVPRELFLLML encoded by the coding sequence ATGAGAGGCGTGGAGGAAAAACTTGTAGAAAGCATCGTGAGGAGGACAATTGATACAGCCGAGGCCAGGCTTAGAAAGTACGTTTTTACCCCAACTGGGGAAAAACGACCTGAAAGGAAACCTCTCGCAAAGCTTAAAGAGGAAATTGAATCATTCCTCAGAACACGGGAGAATAAACTCCTCGTCCTTTATGGTCTCCGGGGTGTCGGAAAAACCACCATGCTCGCTCAGATATACTTCAAACTTCTTCCTCAAATCCCAAGAGAAAGACTTGTTTACGTTTCCCTCGACAAGCTTCGTCCACTGGGAATAAGCCTAAATTACTTTGTTCAAGCATACGAACGTCTCCTCGGTGAAAGAATTGAAGAGTTCAGTCAGCCTACCTTCCTATTCATTGACGAAGCCCACTATGATGAGAACTTTGGCATCACAGTAAAAGACCTTTACGACTCCGCAAGCAATCTCATGATTGTAGTTACTGGATCCTCTTCACTCCCTCTTAAGCTCGATCCTGACTTGATGAGAAGAGCCAAGAAGCTTAGAGTGCCGCCTCTTACCTTCACCGAGTATCTGCTCCTCAAGCGTGGCCTTCAAATCCCTGAGGAACTTAGTGCAGCTCTAAAACATGCATTCCTCAACTGTGATTTCTCCGGAGTCGAAGAGAAGCTTGATGGAGTCCTACTGAAGTTCACTGAAAAGGATGTTGAGGATTACCTCATTCAAGGCTCGCTACCCATTTATCTTACTTCCAAGAATCCGCTTGAAGATGCTTATGAAATACTGAGAAAGATTGTCGAAGTTGATTTAGTGCTCGAGGGACTTTCTGAGACGACACGGGAAAAGGCTCTTGGCCTGTTACTTCTTCTTGCTTCCGGTGAGAGCTTAGCATATGATGAATTAAGTTCAACGCTGGGGCTTGCTAAGGGAACGGTAGAGAAGCTGATTGAGAAGCTCGAGGATCTTGAGGTTATCTTCCCAGTAAGGGCTTACGGTTCTTTAGGTAAAGTTGCTCGAAAGACTCCAAAGTACAAGTTTTTGGCACCAATGCTTAGGAGTGCAGTGCTTTACGAGTTTGGACTCTTTGAAAGGGATTCAAAAACGCTTGGCATGCTTCTTGAGGATGCCGTAGCACTTTATCTCCACTTACTCGCTAAGGAGAAGAAGTTGGGGCTTCACTATGATGCCCAAAAAGGAGGTGCAGATTTTATCCTGAAAGGGCAATCCAGAGGAATTGTAATTGAGGTTGGCTGGGGAAAGAAGGGTCTCCGCCAAGTTATTAAGACTATGAAGAAGACGGGATTAAATTGTGGTGTGGTGATCTACAATGGTCCTTTGAAAAAGAAAGGAGAAGTATGGTTTGTACCAAGGGAGCTCTTTTTACTGATGCTATGA
- a CDS encoding type II toxin-antitoxin system HicB family antitoxin yields the protein MKFKVILEPQPEGGYVAYVPALPGCMSQGETKEEALKNIKEAIELYLEVLEERRMGKTLKKFVKHSDKTQIVEVSL from the coding sequence ATGAAGTTCAAGGTCATTCTCGAGCCGCAACCAGAAGGGGGATATGTGGCATATGTTCCTGCACTTCCCGGTTGCATGAGCCAAGGGGAAACTAAAGAGGAAGCTCTAAAAAACATAAAGGAGGCTATTGAGCTTTATCTCGAAGTACTCGAGGAGAGACGAATGGGCAAGACCTTGAAGAAGTTTGTCAAGCACTCAGACAAGACTCAAATTGTCGAGGTTTCATTATGA
- a CDS encoding type II toxin-antitoxin system HicA family toxin, translating to MKLPRDVSGEDVIKALRKLGYVPARQKGSHVVLTGPSGKIIVIPLHKRIKTGLLRAIIREVGVSVKIFIKLLEDP from the coding sequence ATGAAGCTTCCGAGAGACGTTTCTGGTGAAGACGTTATCAAAGCCCTTCGAAAGCTGGGTTATGTGCCTGCAAGGCAAAAGGGTTCTCATGTTGTGCTCACGGGACCTAGTGGAAAAATCATTGTTATCCCATTGCACAAGAGGATAAAGACTGGTCTTCTCAGGGCCATCATTCGAGAGGTTGGGGTTTCAGTAAAGATTTTTATTAAGCTTCTTGAAGATCCCTAA
- a CDS encoding VIT1/CCC1 transporter family protein: MEEMLNLATKFYEDEYKDSILYTYLGNSEKDPKLREEFLRLSKIESNHARFWHEFLIKRGRTPKKPKINKINLFFVKLLRKLLGPGIIVSLLEMGENSAIQKYFNFLTKYQLSEEERKILSKVILDELEHERFFHESKKRFHTENIRDFVLGMNDGLVELLGAVTGLSAVYLHNPRVVGISGLIVGVAGALSMGIGAFISVRSQRQVNESVRQRMEVLFKVSPEKAKEELSRKLLETGIPEEVVEEVVEKLSSNEDALINLLVQESGENELRSALYTGLAYLTGVAFPVLPYFIASSSLTALPFSILLAGTALAIVASVISAISGISIKKKVVEMISTGLGAAFLSYLFGRLMESLFHISTL; this comes from the coding sequence ATGGAGGAGATGCTAAATCTTGCCACCAAATTTTACGAGGACGAGTACAAAGACTCTATCCTTTACACTTACCTGGGAAACAGTGAAAAAGATCCCAAATTAAGAGAAGAATTTCTGAGGCTCTCTAAAATTGAGTCAAATCATGCAAGATTTTGGCATGAGTTTTTAATTAAAAGGGGAAGAACGCCCAAAAAGCCAAAAATCAACAAGATTAACCTCTTTTTTGTAAAGCTCCTTAGGAAACTTCTTGGCCCGGGAATTATTGTTTCTCTGCTTGAAATGGGCGAAAATTCGGCCATTCAAAAGTACTTCAACTTTCTGACCAAATATCAGCTTAGCGAGGAAGAGAGAAAGATTTTATCAAAGGTAATTTTAGATGAACTTGAGCATGAACGCTTCTTCCATGAGAGCAAAAAACGCTTTCATACAGAAAACATAAGGGATTTTGTTCTTGGAATGAATGATGGCCTCGTGGAGCTTTTGGGAGCTGTCACTGGACTTTCAGCAGTTTACCTTCACAATCCCAGGGTAGTAGGGATTAGTGGCTTAATAGTTGGTGTTGCGGGAGCACTTTCTATGGGAATTGGGGCTTTCATCTCAGTTAGATCACAGAGGCAAGTGAACGAGAGCGTTAGGCAGAGGATGGAAGTTCTCTTTAAAGTTTCACCAGAAAAGGCAAAGGAAGAGTTATCAAGAAAGCTTTTAGAGACGGGAATCCCTGAGGAGGTTGTTGAAGAGGTCGTTGAAAAGCTGTCCTCAAATGAGGATGCACTCATAAACCTTCTCGTTCAAGAGAGTGGGGAAAATGAGTTGCGCTCTGCCCTCTACACGGGCTTGGCCTATCTAACGGGTGTTGCTTTCCCAGTTTTACCATACTTCATTGCTTCATCGTCTTTGACAGCGTTGCCCTTTTCAATTCTCTTAGCTGGTACTGCTCTTGCAATAGTTGCCAGTGTAATATCAGCAATTTCGGGAATTTCAATAAAGAAGAAAGTCGTCGAGATGATATCCACGGGTTTAGGAGCGGCCTTTCTGAGCTATCTCTTCGGAAGGTTAATGGAGAGCCTCTTTCACATATCCACACTTTAA
- the gltA gene encoding NADPH-dependent glutamate synthase has product MPRLIKDRVPTPERSVGERVRDFGEVNLGYSWELALREAERCLQCPVEYAPCIKGCPVHINIPGFIKALRENRDNPSKAVREALRIIWRDNTLPAITGRVCPQEEQCEGACVVGKVGDPINIGKLERFVADYAREHGIDDELLLEEIKGIKRNGKKVAIIGAGPAGLTCAADLAKMGYEVTIYEALHQPGGVLIYGIPEFRLPKEIVKKELENLRRLGVKIETNVLVGKTITFEELREEYDAIFIGTGAGTPRIYPWPGVNLNGIYSANEFLTRINLMKAYKFPEYDTPIKVGKRVAVIGGGNTAMDAARSALRLGAEVWILYRRTRKEMTAREEEIKHAEEEGVKFMFLVTPKRFIGDENGNLKAIELEKMKLGEPDESGRRRPIPTGETFIMEFDTAIIAIGQTPNKTFLETVPGLKVDEWGRIVVDENLMTSIPGVFAGGDAIRGEATVILAMGDGRKAAKAIHQYLSKEK; this is encoded by the coding sequence ATGCCTAGGCTTATTAAAGATAGGGTTCCTACTCCTGAGAGGTCTGTTGGGGAGAGGGTTAGGGATTTTGGTGAGGTTAATCTTGGTTATTCTTGGGAGTTGGCTTTGAGGGAGGCTGAGCGTTGTCTCCAGTGTCCTGTTGAGTATGCTCCTTGCATTAAGGGTTGTCCTGTGCATATTAACATTCCGGGTTTCATTAAAGCCTTGAGGGAGAATAGGGATAATCCTAGTAAGGCTGTGAGGGAGGCTCTTAGGATTATTTGGAGGGATAATACGTTACCAGCAATTACTGGTAGAGTTTGTCCCCAGGAAGAGCAGTGTGAGGGTGCTTGTGTGGTTGGAAAGGTTGGTGATCCAATAAACATTGGAAAATTGGAGAGGTTTGTGGCTGATTATGCTAGGGAGCATGGGATTGACGATGAATTATTACTAGAGGAGATTAAGGGGATTAAGAGGAATGGGAAGAAAGTCGCAATCATTGGAGCTGGGCCCGCTGGCCTAACTTGTGCCGCAGACCTGGCAAAAATGGGTTATGAGGTAACAATCTACGAAGCCCTCCACCAACCAGGAGGAGTACTAATATATGGCATTCCCGAATTTAGGTTACCAAAGGAGATCGTCAAGAAGGAGCTTGAGAATCTGAGGAGGCTTGGAGTTAAAATTGAAACAAATGTTTTGGTAGGAAAAACTATTACATTTGAAGAGCTTAGGGAAGAGTACGATGCAATATTCATAGGAACTGGAGCTGGAACGCCAAGGATATACCCCTGGCCTGGGGTAAATCTCAATGGTATTTATTCTGCAAATGAGTTCCTCACGAGGATTAACCTAATGAAGGCCTACAAATTCCCAGAATACGACACTCCAATAAAAGTCGGGAAGAGAGTTGCGGTTATAGGTGGAGGAAACACAGCAATGGATGCTGCTAGGTCAGCACTAAGACTAGGGGCTGAAGTTTGGATTCTTTACAGAAGAACAAGGAAGGAGATGACGGCTAGAGAGGAAGAAATAAAGCATGCCGAGGAGGAGGGAGTTAAGTTCATGTTCTTGGTAACCCCCAAGAGGTTCATTGGGGATGAAAATGGAAACTTAAAAGCTATAGAGCTGGAGAAGATGAAGCTAGGAGAGCCCGATGAAAGTGGAAGAAGAAGACCAATTCCAACAGGAGAAACCTTCATAATGGAGTTCGATACAGCAATAATAGCAATAGGCCAAACCCCGAACAAAACATTCTTGGAGACCGTCCCAGGGCTTAAGGTGGATGAGTGGGGTAGGATTGTTGTGGATGAGAATTTGATGACTAGTATTCCTGGGGTTTTTGCTGGTGGTGATGCTATTAGGGGTGAGGCTACGGTTATTCTAGCAATGGGCGACGGGAGAAAAGCAGCAAAAGCCATCCACCAATACCTAAGCAAAGAAAAGTAA